In one window of Oncorhynchus kisutch isolate 150728-3 linkage group LG16, Okis_V2, whole genome shotgun sequence DNA:
- the LOC109906680 gene encoding glutaminase kidney isoform, mitochondrial isoform X1, with protein MLHFRSSVVLKELFQSNLKRPLTGIARNTSPSVAYCFSTACTDVRSVPKVKCLQHAVGWRDSPYTTNGHGTRKLSTKSDDGSAPPPTDTKNDTATSNETATKEASTEKRRQAGILPSLEDLLFYTIAGGAEKIPAHKFTTALKATGLRTGDPRLKECMENLKVIMKTTSDGNLDRHLFKKCVQSNIVLLTQAFRKKFVIPDFVSFASEIDALYENAKHLGGGQVADYIPQLARFSPDLWAVSICTVDGQRHTAGDTKVPFCLQSCVKPLKYAIAVNDHGTEYVHRFIGKEPSGLRFNKLFLNEEDKPHNPMVNAGAIVCTSLLKQGASNAEKFDYVMNFMNKLAGNEYVGFSNATFQSERESGDRNFAIGYYLKEKKCFPEGTDMTSILDLYFQLCSIEVTCESASVMAATLANGGFCPITGERVLGPEAVRNTLSLMHSCGMYDFSGQFAFHVGLPAKSGVAGGILLVVPNVMGIMCWSPPLDKLGNSVRGIQFCTDLVSLCNFHNYDNLKHFVKKLDPRREGGDQRVKSVINLLFAAYTGDVSALRRFALSSMDMEQRDYDSRTALHVAAAEGHVEVVKFLLEACRVNPVPKDRWGNTPMEEAVHFGHHDVVTMLQDYNNKYSPPGGATEDKEKEIAEKNIDGLL; from the exons ATGCTACATTTTCGGTCTTCGGTAGTGCTCAAGGAGTTGTTTCAATCCAACCTGAAGCGCCCTTTGACAGGTATAGCCAGAAATACATCACCATCAGTCGCGTATTGCTTTAGCACCGCATGTACAGATGTCAGATCTGTGCCCAAAGTAAAGTGTCTCCAGCATGCGGTTGGATGGAGAGATTCGCCATACACTACCAACGGCCACGGAACTCGGAAGCTCTCCACCAAGAGCGATGACGGTTCGGCCCCACCGCCAACGGACACCAAAAATGACACCGCCACCAGCAATGAAACCGCCACCAAGGAGGCATCTACCGAAAA gagaagGCAGGCAGGCATCCTGCCCAGTCTGGAGGATCTACTCTTCTACACCATCGCCGGGGGCGCTGAAAAAATCCCAGCTCACAAATTCACCACA GCGCTGAAAGCCACAGGGCTTCGGACCGGAGACCCCCGGCTGAAGGAATGTATGGAGAACCTGAAAGTCATCATGAAGACCACGTCAGACGGAAACCTGGACCGACACCTCTTCAAGAA gTGTGTCCAGAGCAACATCGTGCTGCTCACCCAGGCCTTCAGGAAGAAGTTTGTTATTCCCGACTTTGTGTCCTTTGCCTCCGAAATCGACGCTCTCTATGAGAATGCCAAACACCTGGGAGGAGGACAG GTGGCTGACTACATTCCCCAGCTGGCAAGGTTCAGCCCGGACCTCTGGGCCGTGTCCATATGCACTGTGGATGGACAAAG ACACACAGCGGGTGACACCAAAGTCCCGTTCTGCCTGCAGTCGTGTGTAAAGCCTCTGAAGTACGCCATCGCCGTGAACGACCACGGGACAGAGTATGTGCACCGTTTCATCGGCAAAGAGCCCAGCGGTCTGCGCTTCAACAAACTATTCCTTAACGAGGAAG ATAAACCACATAACCCTATGGTTAACGCCGGCGCTATCGTGTGCACGTCCCTCCTAAAG CAAGGGGCAAGCAACGCTGAGAAATTTGATTAT GTCATGAACTTCATGAACAAGCTAGCAGGAAACGAGTATGTGGGTTTCAGCAATGCAAC ATTCCAGTCAGAGAGGGAGTCTGGAGATCGGAACTTTGCTATTGGCTACTACCTGAAGGAGAAGAAG TGCTTTCCAGAGGGGACAGACATGACCTCCATTTTAGACCTCTACTTCCAG CTGTGCTCCATCGAGGTGACCTGTGAAAGCGCTAGCGTCATGGCGGCCACCCTGGCCAACGGCGGCTTCTGTCCAATCACAGGCGAGCGCGTGCTGGGCCCGGAGGCGGTACGGAACACCCTGAGCCTCATGCACTCATGCGGCATGTACGACTTCTCGGGACAGTTCGCTTTCCAC GTTGGACTTCCAGCGAAGTCGGGCGTGGCAGGGGGCATCCTGCTGGTGGTGCCCAACGTCATGGGTATCATGTGCTGGTCCCCTCCACTGGACAAGCTGGGTAACAGTGTACGAGGAATCCAGTTCTGCACG GATCTGGTGTCCCTTTGCAACTTCCACAACTACGACAACCTGAAGCACTTTGTCAAGAAGCTGGATCCTCGCAGGGAGGGCGGAGACCAAAGG GTGAAGTCGGTCATCAATCTTCTCTTTGCCGCGTACACTGGCGATGTGTCTGCACTGAGGAG GTTTGCTCTGTCTTCCATGGACATGGAGCAGAGGGACTATGACTCCAGGACAGCCCTCCATGTGGCTGCAGCAGAGGGACATGTGGAGGTGGTCAAGTTCCTGTTGGAGGCATGCAGGGTCAACCCTGTTCCCAAAGACAG GTGGGGTAACACACCGATGGAAGAGGCAGTGCACTTTGGACACCACGACGTTGTGACCATGCTCCAGGACTACAACAACAAGTACAGTCCACCGGGGGGCGCCACTGAGGACAAAGAGAAGGAGATAGCGGAGAAGAACATTGACGGCCTACTATGA
- the LOC109906680 gene encoding glutaminase kidney isoform, mitochondrial isoform X2, whose protein sequence is MKDYIFTLANRSLCLDLQFCYRRRQAGILPSLEDLLFYTIAGGAEKIPAHKFTTALKATGLRTGDPRLKECMENLKVIMKTTSDGNLDRHLFKKCVQSNIVLLTQAFRKKFVIPDFVSFASEIDALYENAKHLGGGQVADYIPQLARFSPDLWAVSICTVDGQRHTAGDTKVPFCLQSCVKPLKYAIAVNDHGTEYVHRFIGKEPSGLRFNKLFLNEEDKPHNPMVNAGAIVCTSLLKQGASNAEKFDYVMNFMNKLAGNEYVGFSNATFQSERESGDRNFAIGYYLKEKKCFPEGTDMTSILDLYFQLCSIEVTCESASVMAATLANGGFCPITGERVLGPEAVRNTLSLMHSCGMYDFSGQFAFHVGLPAKSGVAGGILLVVPNVMGIMCWSPPLDKLGNSVRGIQFCTDLVSLCNFHNYDNLKHFVKKLDPRREGGDQRVKSVINLLFAAYTGDVSALRRFALSSMDMEQRDYDSRTALHVAAAEGHVEVVKFLLEACRVNPVPKDRWGNTPMEEAVHFGHHDVVTMLQDYNNKYSPPGGATEDKEKEIAEKNIDGLL, encoded by the exons gagaagGCAGGCAGGCATCCTGCCCAGTCTGGAGGATCTACTCTTCTACACCATCGCCGGGGGCGCTGAAAAAATCCCAGCTCACAAATTCACCACA GCGCTGAAAGCCACAGGGCTTCGGACCGGAGACCCCCGGCTGAAGGAATGTATGGAGAACCTGAAAGTCATCATGAAGACCACGTCAGACGGAAACCTGGACCGACACCTCTTCAAGAA gTGTGTCCAGAGCAACATCGTGCTGCTCACCCAGGCCTTCAGGAAGAAGTTTGTTATTCCCGACTTTGTGTCCTTTGCCTCCGAAATCGACGCTCTCTATGAGAATGCCAAACACCTGGGAGGAGGACAG GTGGCTGACTACATTCCCCAGCTGGCAAGGTTCAGCCCGGACCTCTGGGCCGTGTCCATATGCACTGTGGATGGACAAAG ACACACAGCGGGTGACACCAAAGTCCCGTTCTGCCTGCAGTCGTGTGTAAAGCCTCTGAAGTACGCCATCGCCGTGAACGACCACGGGACAGAGTATGTGCACCGTTTCATCGGCAAAGAGCCCAGCGGTCTGCGCTTCAACAAACTATTCCTTAACGAGGAAG ATAAACCACATAACCCTATGGTTAACGCCGGCGCTATCGTGTGCACGTCCCTCCTAAAG CAAGGGGCAAGCAACGCTGAGAAATTTGATTAT GTCATGAACTTCATGAACAAGCTAGCAGGAAACGAGTATGTGGGTTTCAGCAATGCAAC ATTCCAGTCAGAGAGGGAGTCTGGAGATCGGAACTTTGCTATTGGCTACTACCTGAAGGAGAAGAAG TGCTTTCCAGAGGGGACAGACATGACCTCCATTTTAGACCTCTACTTCCAG CTGTGCTCCATCGAGGTGACCTGTGAAAGCGCTAGCGTCATGGCGGCCACCCTGGCCAACGGCGGCTTCTGTCCAATCACAGGCGAGCGCGTGCTGGGCCCGGAGGCGGTACGGAACACCCTGAGCCTCATGCACTCATGCGGCATGTACGACTTCTCGGGACAGTTCGCTTTCCAC GTTGGACTTCCAGCGAAGTCGGGCGTGGCAGGGGGCATCCTGCTGGTGGTGCCCAACGTCATGGGTATCATGTGCTGGTCCCCTCCACTGGACAAGCTGGGTAACAGTGTACGAGGAATCCAGTTCTGCACG GATCTGGTGTCCCTTTGCAACTTCCACAACTACGACAACCTGAAGCACTTTGTCAAGAAGCTGGATCCTCGCAGGGAGGGCGGAGACCAAAGG GTGAAGTCGGTCATCAATCTTCTCTTTGCCGCGTACACTGGCGATGTGTCTGCACTGAGGAG GTTTGCTCTGTCTTCCATGGACATGGAGCAGAGGGACTATGACTCCAGGACAGCCCTCCATGTGGCTGCAGCAGAGGGACATGTGGAGGTGGTCAAGTTCCTGTTGGAGGCATGCAGGGTCAACCCTGTTCCCAAAGACAG GTGGGGTAACACACCGATGGAAGAGGCAGTGCACTTTGGACACCACGACGTTGTGACCATGCTCCAGGACTACAACAACAAGTACAGTCCACCGGGGGGCGCCACTGAGGACAAAGAGAAGGAGATAGCGGAGAAGAACATTGACGGCCTACTATGA